A genomic window from Anopheles moucheti unplaced genomic scaffold, idAnoMoucSN_F20_07 putative_Y_56, whole genome shotgun sequence includes:
- the LOC128309302 gene encoding uncharacterized protein LOC128309302, producing the protein MSTKLANRLALKHDPISITLIGAGHSSTPVRKSVRAKISSRTSPYELNADFLIVDNLIGDLPAHDVRTDEWQIPPNFILADPQFNKSAPLDLILGARHYHEFFQSGAQYRIAIHLPVLMESMFGWIVSGSASIPNINNDTSYASSVVCMSTLDETLERFWKMEELHVRDGLSPEERYCENLYLDTTQRDDTGRYIVRLPKKSDFKEKLGLSKSSALRRFTMLERRLERDPRIKAAYHEFMREYLELGHMSPLRAPDDDESAYYLPHHPVFKASSSTTKTRVVFDGSAKTSSGYSLNDMLCVGPAVQDELLDIILRFRTYKVAVVGDIAKMYRQILLHPDDRNYVRICFRFTPHSPIQYYELNTVTYGLSPSSFLATRTLQQLADDEGTAHPVAADALKNNFYVDDFIGGADSIESARHLRLELSELLSKGGFELRKWTSNRLEVLTGLASDQIGTQSALQFMPDETIKALGISWEPEHDVLSFPSAIYTDTTCTTKRTILSSIARMFDPLGLVAPIVVRSKIMMQELWLQKAGWDDPVPDSICKKWKDIQHDWPLLSSFKIDRYALLPGSRLQLHTFCDASEAAYGACVYVRCEGAQGRVRITLLASKSRVAPLKRVTLPRLELCAAVLGAHLYDRVKKAMGLTAAESYFWSDSTVTLKWIGGSPNTWATFVANRVAEVQHYTHPRQWRHVPGSTNPADLVSRGMAAVDFLKSKLWSSGPEWLALSSSQWPDFCPEPDENANLEIRKVSAAFTNSVTNHPWFTMCSSYTRLLRIIALCIRFTRNVKEKARTQQTSLRITTPLSITPEDTEAAKTVLCRLAQQDEFTTELKQLTKGEAIAKQSPLRRLNPFIDEQGILRVGGRLKLSQLPYQSQHPIVLPKNHKFGELIAAYHHEKLMHGGGRLLLSQIRETYWPLDGRHLVKRIVRNCFRCIRQEPRLEEQQVGQLPPPRVTPSRPFSVTGVDYAGPFYLKPAHRRAAAAKSYLCVFVCFATKAVHLELVGDLTTAGFLAALRRFTSRRGLPAHIHSDNGKNFEGAAHELRELFRMFRDEQQQHIIANECANKGITWHFTPPKAPHFGGLWEAAVKTAKRHLYRHLGSTRLSYEGYSTILQQIEAAMNSRPLLPTSDDPNDLAALTPAHFLIGTSMHSVPTPDYTGLKMCTLDELQKWQLMFQRFWKHWTSEYLQELQKDNMRHHRTNDILPGRLVILMDESLPTTRWPLARIIDVHPGQDQLTRVVKLKTAKGILTRPITKICILPLAADPNTTC; encoded by the coding sequence ATGAGCACCAAGCTTGCTAATAGGTTAGCTTTGAAGCACGATCCTATCAGCATCACTCTTATCGGTGCGGGTCATTCTTCCACCCCTGTGCGAAAATCGGTGCGTGCGAAGATATCTTCCCGAACGAGCCCGTATGAGCTGAATGCTGATTTTTTGATAGTTGACAATTTGATCGGGGATTTGCCAGCGCATGATGTGCGCACCGATGAATGGCAAATACCGCCGAATTTCATTCTTGCCGACCCCCAGTTCAATAAGTCGGCACCGCTCGATCTCATCCTCGGTGCCCGGCATTATCATGAATTCTTCCAAAGCGGGGCTCAATATCGAATTGCTATCCATCTTCCGGTCCTTATGGAGAGTATGTTCGGGTGGATCGTGAGCGGTTCAGCATCTATCCCGAATATTAATAATGATACATCCTACGCCTCTTCCGTTGTTTGCATGAGCACGCTCGATGAAACCCTCGAGCGATTCTGGAAAATGGAAGAGCTACACGTTAGAGATGGCCTTTCACCTGAAGAACGGTATTGCGAAAATTTATACCTAGATACGACACAACGAGACGATACAGGTCGTTATATTGTTCGCTTACCAAAGAAGTCAGACTTTAAAGAAAAGCTCGGATTATCGAAATCATCGGCCCTACGACGCTTCACTATGCTCGAAAGACGATTAGAACGCGATCCTCGTATTAAGGCAGCATACCACGAATTCATGCGAGAGTATTTGGAGCTAGGACATATGTCACCACTGCGAGCTCCAGATGACGATGAATCAGCATACTATCTGCCGCACCATCCCGTTTTTAAGGCGTCGAGTtctacaacaaaaacaagagtGGTATTTGATGGCTCAGCAAAAACCTCTTCAGGATACTCCCTGAACGATATGTTATGTGTGGGTCCAGCAGTTCAGGATGAATTACTAGACATCATCCTTCGATTTCGCACATACAAAGTGGCTGTTGTTGGCGATATCGCTAAAATGTATCGCCAAATTCTGCTTCATCCCGATGACAGAAACTACGTCCGCATTTGCTTCCGATTTACTCCCCATTCACCGATCCAGTATTACGAGCTGAACACCGTAACGTATGGTTTATCCCCTTCATCCTTCTTGGCAACTCGAACATTGCAACAGCTTGCCGACGATGAGGGTACCGCGCATCCGGTTGCCGCAGACGCTCTGAAGAACAACTTTTACGTTGACGATTTCATCGGGGGTGCAGATTCCATTGAAAGTGCTCGTCATCTACGGTTAGAACTAAGTGAATTATTGTCGAAAGGTGGATTCGAATTAAGAAAGTGGACTTCCAACCGGTTAGAAGTACTTACCGGTCTAGCATCGGATCAGATCGGAACACAGTCAGCTTTACAATTCATGCCCGACGAAACGATTAAAGCTCTCGGCATTTCGTGGGAGCCTGAACACGACGTACTATCATTTCCGTCCGCGATTTACACCGACACAACATGTACTACTAAAAGAACGATTCTTTCTAGCATAGCCCGCATGTTCGATCCGCTTGGTCTAGTGGCTCCAATAGTTGTTCGCTCAAAAATAATGATGCAGGAGCTATGGTTACAGAAAGCTGGCTGGGACGATCCCGTTCCTGATTCTATCTGCAAGAAATGGAAAGATATTCAACATGATTGGCCACTTTTATCCAGTTTCAAAATAGATCGTTATGCTCTATTACCTGGTAGTCGATTGCAGCTACATACCTTTTGTGATGCATCTGAAGCAGCCTACGGAGCCTGCGTCTATGTTCGTTGCGAAGGTGCGCAAGGACGGGTTCGCATCACTCTACTTGCATCCAAGTCACGAGTGGCACCGCTTAAGCGTGTCACGCTTCCACGGCTTGAACTGTGCGCTGCGGTATTAGGCGCTCATCTTTACGATCGAGTCAAGAAGGCGATGGGACTAACTGCAGCAGAATCATACTTTTGGTCCGATTCGACTGTCACCCTTAAGTGGATCGGTGGCTCACCTAACACTTGGGCGACGTTTGTAGCTAATCGAGTGGCCGAGGTGCAACACTACACACATCCACGACAGTGGAGGCATGTTCCCGGTTCAACAAATCCTGCAGATCTGGTATCACGCGGCATGGCAGCGGTGGATTTCCTGAAGAGCAAGCTATGGAGTTCCGGCCCTGAATGGTTGGCGTTATCTTCATCTCAATGGCCCGACTTCTGCCCTGAACCGGACGAGAACGCAAATCTCGAGATTCGTAAGGTGAGCGCTGCCTTTACTAACTCTGTCACTAATCATCCTTGGTTTACGATGTGTTCCAGCTACACGCGATTGTTGCGTATTATTGCACTCTGCATTCGCTTCACACGTAACGTCAAGGAGAAAGCACGAACTCAGCAAACATCGCTACGCATCACTACACCATTGAGCATCACTCCCGAGGATACCGAAGCTGCTAAAACTGTGCTATGTCGCTTAGCACAGCAAGACGAATTTACAACCGAGCTAAAGCAATTGACTAAGGGTGAAGCAATCGCAAAGCAATCACCGTTACGAAGACTAAACCCATTCATCGATGAACAAGGAATATTGCGTGTGGGAGGACGATTGAAGCTATCGCAACTTCCATACCAATCGCAACACCCCATTGTGCTTCCCAAGAATCACAAATTTGGCGAGCTCATCGCGGCTTACCATCATGAGAAGCTCATGCATGGCGGCGGACGACTGCTACTTTCCCAAATACGTGAAACGTATTGGCCACTAGATGGAAGACACCTAGTGAAGAGAATCGTAAGGAACTGCTTCCGTTGCATACGCCAAGAACCCCGCCTGGAGGAACAACAAGTCGGCCAACTCCCACCACCGCGCGTCACTCCCAGCCGGCCTTTTTCTGTTACCGGAGTAGATTACGCTGGCCCTTTCTACTTGAAGCCTGCGCACCGGCGTGCAGCGGCGGCGAAGAGCTACTTGTGCGTCTTCGTGTGCTTCGCAACGAAGGCAGTCCACTTAGAACTGGTTGGGGACCTCACTACCGCGGGATTCTTAGCGGCCTTACGTCGTTTCACATCCAGGCGCGGATTAcctgcacacatacactcggACAACGGAAAAAACTTTGAAGGAGCCGCGCACGAGCTCCGTGAACTTTTCCGCATGTTCCGCGatgaacagcagcaacacatcaTCGCTAATGAATGTGCCAACAAGGGAATCACTTGGCATTTTACCCCTCCCAAGGCTCCCCACTTCGGCGGATTGTGGGAAGCAGCGGTAAAAACGGCCAAGCGACATCTTTACCGACATCTAGGCAGCACTAGGCTGTCCTACGAGGGATACAGCACCATCCTTCAGCAGATAGAGGCCGCAATGAATTCACGACCTTTATTGCCCACCTCAGACGACCCGAACGATTTGGCAGCACTTACCCCAGCGCATTTCCTCATCGGCACATCCATGCATTCGGTTCCTACTCCAGATTACACTGGATTGAAGATGTGTACACTTGATGAACTCCAAAAGTGGCAACTGATGTTCCAACGTTTCTGGAAACATTGGACATCGGAGTATCTACAAGAATTGCAAAAGGACAACATGAGGCATCACCGAACCAATGATATACTACCTGGACGATTAGTCATCCTGATGGATGAATCCCTACCAACAACCCGATGGCCCCTCGCACGCATCATCGACGTTCATCCGGGCCAGGACCAACTCACACGAGTGGTTAAACTAAAAACCGCCAAGGGGATCCTCACACGTCCGATCACAAAGATTTGTATTTTACCACTCGCCGCTGACCCGAACACCACGTGCTAA